Proteins encoded together in one Camelina sativa cultivar DH55 chromosome 9, Cs, whole genome shotgun sequence window:
- the LOC104710755 gene encoding cytochrome P450 708A2 — MSDLLWITGLCVIALVVVRISHWWYRWSNPKFNGKLPPGSMGFPIIGETFHFYKPHGFYEISPFFKKRMSKYGPLFRTNILGFKTVVSTDKDVNMEILRQENKSFNLSYPDGLVKSLGKESIFFKTGNIHKHIKLISMQLVGSENLKRNILKDMDRVTREHLSLKASQGRFDVRDAVFSMITAHLTPKMISNLKPETQAKLMDNFKAFSFDWFRPSFTLEALKGIYKTLRACRDGMKLLNEVYSKRNASTEKHDDFLNTVMEELEKEGSLVTQDAIVSLIFVLSCVTQELTVKTICFAVKFLSENPKVLAELKREHEAILESREDKEGGVTWEEYRHKMTFTNMVINETLRLANMAPVVFRKAVEDVEINGYTIPAGWVVLVATSVVHFDSEVYENPFEFNPWRWEGKEVRSGSKTFMVFGGGVRQCVGAEFARLQISIFLHHLITTYDFSLFKGSEVIRAPAVFFPEGISINISKCST; from the exons ATGAGTGATCTGTTGTGGATTACAGGACTGTGTGTTATAGCCTTAGTGGTTGTGAGGATTAGCCATTGGTGGTACCGATGGTCAAACCCTAAGTTCAACGGCAAGTTACCTCCGGGATCAATGGGTTTCCCGATCATCGGAGAGACATTCCACTTCTACAAGCCTCATGGATTCTACGAGATCTCACCTTTTTTCAAGAAGAGGATGTCAAA GTACGGGCCTTTGTTTCGAACGAACATTCTAGGATTCAAAACCGTGGTTTCGACagataaagatgtgaacatggAGATTTTGCGGCAAGAGAACAAGTCTTTCAATTTAAGTTATCCGGATGGTTTAGTGAAGTCACTGGGAAAAGAGAGCATATTTTTCAAGACCGGGAACATTCACAAGCACATCAAACTAATAAGTATGCAGCTTGTGGGTTCGGAGAATTTGAAGCGgaatatattaaaagatatggACCGCGTGACCCGCGAGCATCTCAGTTTGAAGGCTAGCCAAGGAAGATTCGATGTTAGGGATGCAGTTTTCAGT ATGATAACAGCTCACTTGACACCAAAAATGATAAGTAACCTCAAACCAGAGACTCAAGCAAAGCTTATGGATAATTTCAAGGCCTTCAGTTTCGATTGGTTTCGGCCATCTTTTACTCTAGAGGCCTTGAAGGGAATCTACAAAACTCTTCGG GCATGCCGAGATGGGATGAAGCTGTTAAACGAAGTTTACTCGAAGAGGAATGCGTCAACAGAAAAGCACGATGACTTCCTTAACACGGTGATGGAAGAGCTTGAGAAAGAAGGAAGCTTAGTGACCCAAGATGCGATTGTAAGCCTCATCTTTGTTCTTTCATGTGTCACTCAGGAGCTCACCGTTAAGACCATTTGTTTCGCTGTCAAATTCCTATCGGAAAACCCAAAAGTTCTCGCTGAACTGAAG AGAGAGCACGAGGCGATCCTTGAAAGCAGAGAAGATAAAGAAGGTGGAGTTACTTGGGAAGAATACAGACACAAGATGACTTTCACCAACATG GTTATCAATGAGACGCTTCGATTAGCAAACATGGCTCCGGTTGTGTTTAGAAAGGCGGTAGAGGATGTGGAAATCAATG GATACACTATTCCAGCTGGTTGGGTAGTGTTGGTTGCAACTTCAGTGGTTCATTTTGATTCTGAAGTCTATGAAAACCCTTTCGAGTTTAATCCATGGAGATGGGAG GGGAAAGAGGTGCGGTCTGGGTCGAAAACATTCATGGTGTTTGGTGGAGGAGTTAGACAGTGCGTTGGTGCAGAATTTGCGAGACTTCAGATTTCAATTTTCCTCCACCATCTTATCACAACTTACGATTTCTCGTTGTTCAAAGGCTCTGAGGTGATTCGAGCGCCAGCTGTTTTCTTCCCCGAGGGCATTTCAATAAACATCTCCAAATGTTCCACATGA
- the LOC104710756 gene encoding phosphate transporter PHO1 homolog 9, with protein MKFGREFETQMIQEWREAYMDYRSLKSIVKQILRFRLQKRPPHPPPPPPPSGETAPLQAEGQEGGTGSAGLSRRISLYRAFSGLTNRASRSPRKSHKPHNPLSSKRHNHHHYHLFDDDEEQVILINEDESASYTTTFLSSAEEGGEMEVQFFRRLDGEFNKVLRFYKQKVENVMEEADELSRQLNVLIALRIKVENPNVHLPPDINSVSSAPSSPHATMRTPATSPMDVIKEMEETEDKKVFKPAPVEMLDHIKLKIEPETPLSTLKLMILGLPSEQTFSKPELKRAEELMSRAFVEFYQKLRFLKSYCFLNQLAFAKILKKYDKTTSRNASKPYLNTVDHSYLGSCDEVSRLMSRVEATFIKHFANGNHREGMKCLRPKTKREKHRTTYFLGFFSGCAVALAIAITVLVHIRGLTKSEGRHQYMENIFPLYSLFGFVAVHLFMFAADIYFWSRYRVNYPFIFGFEQGNDLGYREVLLVGSGLAVLTFGGVISNLDMEMDPRTKSFSVITELVPLALLVCLMVALFCPFNIIYRSSRYFFVGSVFRCLLSPLYKVILPDFFLADQLTSQVQTFRSLLFYVCYYGWGGDFKKRTHTCYDSDIYKELYLVVAIIPYWFRFAQSIRRLVEEKDKTHGLNALKYLSTILAVAARTIFEMKRGTYWLTVAVTTSTIATLFNTYWDIFKDWGLMNRNSKNPWLRDKLLVPYKSIYFIVMAVNVVLRLAWMQTVLGIKEAPFLHKRALVAVVACLEIVRRGIWNFFRLENEHLNNVGKYRAFKSVPLPFQELGGSKSV; from the exons ATGAAGTTTGGAAGAGAATTCGAGACGCAGATGATCCAAGAATGGCGAGAAGCCTACATGGATTACCGTTCTCTCAAATCAATCGTCAAACAGATCCTTCGTTTTCGCTTACAAAAACgtcctcctcatcctcctcctccacctccacccTCGGGAGAAACCGCACCGCTCCAAGCCGAAGGCCAAGAAGGCGGTACAGGCTCCGCGGGGTTATCGAGAAGAATCTCTCTTTACCGCGCATTTAGCGGTCTAACGAACCGAGCTTCTCGCTCTCCGAGAAAATCACACAAGCCTCACAATCCTTTGAGTAGTAAACGACATAACCATCACCATTATCATCTCTTCGACGACGACGAGGAACAAGTCATTTTGATCAACGAAGACGAGTCAGCGAGCTACACCACGACGTTTCTTAGCTCGGCTGAGGAAGGAGGAGAGATGGAG GTTCAGTTTTTCAGGCGGCTCGACGGTGAATTCAACAAGGTCTTGAGGTTTTATAAGCAAAAAGTTGAGAATGTTATGGAGGAAGCTGATGAGCTTAGTAGGCAGTTAAATGTTTTGATAGCTCTTAGGATTAAGGTTGAGAATCCTAATGTTCATCTCCCTCCTGACATTAATAGCGTCTCTAGtgctccttcttctcctcatgCAACAATGAGGACTCCAG caACTTCACCAATGGATGTGATAAAAGAAATGGAAGAGACAGAGGATAAGAAAGTGTTTAAACCTGCTCCAGTAGAGATGTTGGATCATATAAAGCTCAAGATCGAGCCTGAGACTCCATTGTCAACTCTTAAATTGATGATCCTTGGCCTCCCTAGTGAGCAAACCTTTAGCAAACCTGAGCTTAAGAGAGCAGAGGAGCTTATGAGCCGTGCTTTTGTTGAGTTCTATCAGAAacttaggtttttaaaaagttattg cTTCTTGAATCAATTGGCGTTTGCAAAGATACTGAAGAAGTATGACAAG ACTACTTCAAGGAATGCATCAAAGCCTTATCTAAATACAGTGGATCACTCGTATTTGGGTAGCTGCGATGAG GTCTCGAGGCTCATGTCGAGAGTAGAAGCGACGTTTATTAAGCATTTCGCCAATGGAAATCACAGAGAGGGAATGAAATGTTTAAGGCCTAAAACTAAGAGGGAGAAACACAGAACCACATACTTCCTCG GCTTCTTTTCGGGTTGCGCTGTGGCTCTCGCCATTGCAATAACGGTTCTTGTACATATTAGAGGCTTAACAAAAAGCGAGGGACGACATCAGTACATGGAGAACATCTTCCCTCTTTACAG ctTGTTTGGGTTTGTTGCGGTtcatttgtttatgtttgcAGCAGACATATATTTCTGGAGCCGATACAGAGTAAATTACCCGTTTATCTTCGGGTTCGAGCAAGGGAATGATCTTGGTTATAGAGAAGTCCTACTTGTAGGTTCTGGTCTAGCAGTTTTAACATTCGGAGGAGTCATCTCGAATCTTGACATGGAAATGGATCCGAGAACCAAAAGTTTTAGTGTCATTACCGAGCTAGTTCCTTTAGCTCTTCTCGTT TGCTTGATGGTTGCGCTGTTCTGTCCATTCAATATAATCTATCGCTCGAGCCGATATTTCTTCGTTGGAAGCGTCTTTCGTTGTCTTTTAAGTCCTCTCTACAAG GTTATTCTCCCGGACTTCTTCCTCGCAGATCAATTGACAAGTCAG GTCCAAACATTCAGAAGCTTATTGTTTTATGTTTGCTACTATGGATGGGGTGGAGATTTCAAGAAACGAACACACACATGCTATGACAGTGATATTTACAAAGAACTCTACCTTGTCGTTGCCATCATTCCTTACTGGTTCCGCTTCGCTCAG TCTATAAGGAGGTTGGTGGAGGAGAAAGATAAAACGCACGGCCTTAACGCGCTGAAGTATCTGTCGACTATATTAGCAGTCGCAGCTAGGACAATTTTTGAGATGAAGAGAGGGACATACTGGCTAACGGTGGCTGTAACAACGTCGACCATTGCCACATTGTTCAATACTTATTGGGACATTTTCAAGGATTGGGGTCTCATGAACCGCAACTCCAAGAACCCGTGGCTTCGTGACAAACTCTTAGTTCCTTACAAAAGCATATACTTCATTGTCATg GCGGTGAATGTAGTGCTGAGGCTGGCATGGATGCAGACGGTTCTTGGGATTAAAGAAGCACCATTTTTGCATAAAAGAGCTTTGGTTGCTGTTGTTGCATGTTTAGAGATTGTTCGTCGCGGTATTTGGAACTTCTTTAG GTTGGAGAATGAACATCTGAACAATGTGGGGAAATACAGAGCCTTCAAGTCTGTACCTTTGCCTTTTCAAGAACTTGGAGGAAGTAAGAGcgtgtaa
- the LOC104710758 gene encoding transmembrane emp24 domain-containing protein p24delta11: protein MDLLPSRCKIHMTTTLKWIITMMTLTTMMMRKGESTRLDMESGIHKCISDDIKFNYMTVGTYSIVNPNEGHHLPPSHKLFVTVTSPKGKTHHHAENVESGKFVFTADETGDYMTCFVAPGYRPVAKFAVDFEWKSGVEAKDWTTIAKRGQINMLEVEVRKLLDVTETIHEEMFQLREREREMQELNRSTNSRMAALSILSLAVTLSVAGLQLWHLKSFLERKKLL from the exons ATGGATTTGCTACCATCAAGATGTAAGATTCACATGACAACGACGTTAAAATGGATCATTACAATGATGACgttgacgacgatgatgatgcgAAAAGGAGAATCAACGAGATTGGATATGGAATCAGGTATCCACAAATGTATCTCCGATGATATCAAATTTAATTACATGACGGTTGGAACTTATTCCATCGTCAATCCAAACGAAGGTCACCATCTTCCGCCTTCTCACAAACTCTTTGTCACT GTGACGTCCCCAAAAGGGAAAACCCATCATCACGCAGAGAATGTAGAGTCCGGGAAGTTCGTGTTCACGGCAGATGAAACCGGGGATTACATGACATGTTTTGTTGCTCCAGGTTATAGACCTGTAGCAAAATTCGCGGTTGATTTCGAGTGGAAAAGTGGCGTAGAGGCTAAAGATTGGACCACCATTGCCAAAAGAGGCCAAATCAAC ATGCTGGAGGTTGAGGTGAGGAAGTTACTTGACGTGACAGAAACTATACATGAAGAAATGTTTCAGCTCCGAGAGAG GGAGCGTGAAATGCAAGAGTTGAACCGATCAACGAATTCAAGAATGGCGGCACTAAGTATATTGTCGTTGGCGGTTACGTTGTCCGTCGCCGGTTTACAACTATGGCACCTCAAGTCATTCTTGGAAAGGAAAAAGCTCCTATGA